The nucleotide window GGTCGCCGACCGTACGCAGGCACCCACTACCCATCGCAGCTACCCATCGCAGGTACCCGTCGCACCGAGGAGCGGCCAGATGTCACAGGACAGCATCCTGACCGCAGGCATCATCCTGCTGTTGATCCCGACGGTGGTCTTCGGTGGTGCGAGCATCCTGTGGCACTGGATCACCCGCCAGACCGACTACTACCGCCACCCGCTCCGGCAGCGGCTGTGGCGAGCGGGCCACGCCCACGCCGGCGTGCTGCTCGTGCTGTCGTTGGTGGCGCTGATCCTCGTCGACCACGCTGAACTGACCGGCGGGTGGAAGCAACTCGTCCGGATCGCTATCCCGGCCTCGGCCGTGCTGCTGCCGGTCGCCTACTTCCTGTCGGTGGTGCACCCTGAGGCCGAGCGCCCCAACCGGCTGATCAACCTCGCCTACTTGGGCGGTGCCAGCCTTGCGACCGGGACGGTCGTCCTCGGTGTCGGGCTCCTGGCCGCCGCCTGAACGGCCCAACCGCCTCACAGTTGCTTCGGGGGTGGGTCGTCGAAAGCGAGGGGGAGGCGGTCGTCACCTTGACGCTCGACCCGTCGCCACGTCGCCCGACAGCAACGGTCACGGCCCGGTCACCTGCTCCGTGGGCTCGGCCGTGCGGAGCTCGGCAGCAGGATGGTTGCGGATCACGCCCAGCGCGCCGAGCCCGGCGAACAGCAGCCCGAGGGCGGTGAGCGGCATCCCCGCGGTCTGGGCGGGGTCGTACAGCCCGCCGGCGAGCAGAAGCCCGATCCCCGCGGTCGTGGCCACCACCCCGACCGCGGCGCGGACCCGTCCCGACCGCGACCGGGGCTCGCCGACCCGCTCGAACCGGGCGAAGACGCGGACGAGGACGACCAGCACCAGGCCACACAGCACGAGCCACAGCGGCCGGAGCGACCACCAGCGCAGGTCCGCGACGCCCGTCTCCGGCCAGATCCCGGTCGGGATCGTCAACGCAGCCACGACCACGAGCGCGGTCTGGTGCCAGAGGTAGACCGTCATGGCCACCGCCCCGGCCGCGACCACCCACGCCCATGCCCTGGAGTGGCGCAGCCACCGCTCAACCGGATCGCGGACCGCGGCGACGACGCCGAACTGTGCGACTCCCAGGACGAACAGGGCGATCGACGTCGGCGAGTTGTTGCTGCGCTGGCCGGGTTCGACCCCGATCATCGCGACCGGGTAACCGCCGACCGTGGTCAAGACAGCCAGCACGGCGTACCCACCGATCGCCAGGCCCGGTCCCCCGAACGAGCCCGGGAGACGGCTGTCGTACCAGAAGTACCCGAGCTGGTGGACGGCCACCCACACCCAGAAGAAGTTGGTGTACCCGACCACCGGGACACCTGACAGGTGCGCCGCATCGACGGCGATGGCGACGGCCACCAGGCCCGCGAGCGCGCCCAGGCCCCAGCGCCGATGAGCGGCGAACGTGGCCCGCGCGGCAGCCACCACCAGCACGTACGCAGCCAGGAACCAGGCGGGGATGAACGCCACCTGGGTCCCGAGCTGCAGCAGCTCACCGGGCACACCCGCCAGTCCCAGGAGCACAGCCAGCGGGACCCACAGCGCCAGCAACGGCACGACCGGTCGGAGCAACCGACGGGACCGCCGCCGCACCCACACCGCCCACGGCACATCGCGGCCTGCAGTGGCACTCCACGACGCAGCGTTGGCGTACCCACCGACGAAGAAGAACAGCGGCATGACCTGGAAGACCCACGTCGCCCACCGGGTGGCCGGGACGAACTCCAGGAGCCGGCCCGTTACCCACTCGCCGTCGCTGACCGCCACCACGGCGATGAGCCAGTGCCCGATGACGACCACTATGATGGAGATGACCCGGAGCAGATCCGCGAAGCGGTTGCGATCCGGGGGGGTGAGTCGGTGGACCTCTTCCGCGGTCAGTGGTCGCTGACTCGGCATCCGGCCAGCCTAACGGCCATCACTCGATCACAGCCTGACGACGCCGCCTTCCGTGGGGACGCGCACGCAGCCGGCTTCTCGAACGTCGACGTGCTCCCGATCGACAACGGCTTCTGCGGGACGACGCCTGCACGCCTGATCGGGTACCGAGCGCATCACGGCAGACGCGACACCGCCGCGGAAGACCTCATTCCATGTCGGAGAGGAACTGCTCGGCATCCATCGCCGCCCGGCACCCCGTCCCGGCGGCGGTGACCGCCTGCCGGTAGACATGGTCCACGGAGTCGCCGCTGGCGAACACGCCGGGGACGTTCGTCTTCGTGCTGGGTTGCTCGACGAGGAGGTAGCCCTCGTCGTCCATATCGAGCTGGTCCTCGAACAGCCACGTGTTCGGGATGTGGCCGATGGCCAGGAAGAAGCCGCTGCACTCGAGCTCGCGCGTCTCGCCGGTCCGCTCCAGGGAGTCGCCGGGCTCCGTGTTCTCGAGCGTCACAGCCGACACCTGGCCGTCGCCCTGGATCTCGGTCACCACGGTGTTCCAGAGGAACTCGATGTGATCGTTCTTGAAGGCGCGATCCTGCAGGATCTTGGAGGCCCGCAGCTCATCGCGCCGATGGACGACCGTGACTTTCGAGGCGAACTTCGTGAGGAACGTCGCTTCCTCCATGGCCGAGTCACCGCCCCCGACCACCACGACGTGTTGGTCCTGGAAGAAGAAGCCGTCGCACGTCGCGCAGGCCGAGACGCCCGATCCCCACAGCCGATCTTCGCCGGGCACGTTGAGGCGTCGCGGCCGGGCTCCGGTCGCGATGACCAAGGCCTTGGCGAAGACCTCGCGCTCTTCCGTCGCGATGCGGAACGGGCGTTCCGAGAGGTCCACCTCCTCGGCGTCCTCGGTCCAGTACATC belongs to Actinomycetota bacterium and includes:
- a CDS encoding acyltransferase family protein, with product MPSQRPLTAEEVHRLTPPDRNRFADLLRVISIIVVVIGHWLIAVVAVSDGEWVTGRLLEFVPATRWATWVFQVMPLFFFVGGYANAASWSATAGRDVPWAVWVRRRSRRLLRPVVPLLALWVPLAVLLGLAGVPGELLQLGTQVAFIPAWFLAAYVLVVAAARATFAAHRRWGLGALAGLVAVAIAVDAAHLSGVPVVGYTNFFWVWVAVHQLGYFWYDSRLPGSFGGPGLAIGGYAVLAVLTTVGGYPVAMIGVEPGQRSNNSPTSIALFVLGVAQFGVVAAVRDPVERWLRHSRAWAWVVAAGAVAMTVYLWHQTALVVVAALTIPTGIWPETGVADLRWWSLRPLWLVLCGLVLVVLVRVFARFERVGEPRSRSGRVRAAVGVVATTAGIGLLLAGGLYDPAQTAGMPLTALGLLFAGLGALGVIRNHPAAELRTAEPTEQVTGP
- the trxB gene encoding thioredoxin-disulfide reductase, with product MAESDTTRKIVILGGGPAGLTAALYAARGNLEPLVIEGAEAGGPTGGQLMLTEDVENYPGFPEGLTGPELVEQMRDQAERFGTMYWTEDAEEVDLSERPFRIATEEREVFAKALVIATGARPRRLNVPGEDRLWGSGVSACATCDGFFFQDQHVVVVGGGDSAMEEATFLTKFASKVTVVHRRDELRASKILQDRAFKNDHIEFLWNTVVTEIQGDGQVSAVTLENTEPGDSLERTGETRELECSGFFLAIGHIPNTWLFEDQLDMDDEGYLLVEQPSTKTNVPGVFASGDSVDHVYRQAVTAAGTGCRAAMDAEQFLSDME